In Egicoccus sp. AB-alg6-2, a genomic segment contains:
- a CDS encoding SDR family oxidoreductase — translation MQVRVDGKVGLVTGASRGIGEAIVRELLDAGATGVVITGRKAETLEPLAADLGDRVVAVVGNVADERHATSAVATAVDRFGSCDLLVNNAGTNPGAGPLTEVDLAAVDKTWEINQRAPLVWARAAWRGSMHTRGGAIVNIGSVGGLRPSPLIGAYNISKAAVHHLTLQLAHELAPAVRVNAVAAAVVKTRLSQMLWSDDEEAAARAHPLQRLGTPEDVARAVVFLLSDAAAWITGVVLPVDGGTTGASAGLPG, via the coding sequence GTGCAGGTGCGGGTCGATGGCAAGGTGGGCCTGGTGACGGGCGCGAGCCGGGGGATCGGCGAGGCCATCGTCCGCGAGTTGCTGGATGCCGGCGCGACGGGCGTGGTGATCACGGGCCGGAAGGCGGAGACGCTCGAGCCGTTGGCCGCCGACCTCGGCGACCGCGTGGTCGCCGTCGTGGGAAACGTGGCCGACGAGCGCCATGCCACGTCCGCCGTCGCGACGGCCGTCGACCGGTTCGGCAGCTGCGACCTGCTGGTCAACAACGCCGGCACCAATCCCGGCGCCGGTCCGCTGACCGAGGTCGACCTCGCGGCCGTGGACAAGACCTGGGAGATCAACCAGCGCGCGCCGTTGGTCTGGGCACGGGCGGCCTGGCGCGGATCGATGCACACCCGCGGCGGTGCGATCGTGAACATCGGCTCGGTCGGCGGCCTCCGACCCAGCCCGCTGATCGGCGCGTACAACATCTCCAAGGCCGCCGTGCACCACCTCACGCTGCAGTTGGCACACGAGTTGGCGCCGGCTGTCAGGGTCAACGCCGTCGCCGCGGCAGTCGTCAAGACCCGCCTGTCCCAGATGTTGTGGTCCGACGACGAGGAAGCGGCGGCACGTGCCCACCCCCTGCAGCGGTTGGGCACGCCGGAGGACGTCGCCCGGGCGGTGGTCTTCCTGCTGTCCGATGCTGCAGCGTGGATCACCGGCGTCGTGCTGCCGGTGGACGGGGGCACGACCGGCGCGTCGGCGGGCCTCCCGGGCTGA
- a CDS encoding GNAT family N-acetyltransferase gives MSILPFYGATDPESFAIERAAMDRAGRVVERLDQVLPRNAMVLDVGAGDGFVAGRLARPDRHVLALEPSEGMLAQRRPADGVSWVRAEAGALPFADASVNAAYATWAYFFPSSMDPTRGLAELHRVVEPGGPIVLVANAGDDELTGLGTASGGEPATWFTDRGFTTEIVDTEFVFADVDEARRLLSRYLGGAQHVPDPVPLTLSHRVLVAVARAQGPADIRVRGMRLDEAERVGRLTLEAYDRFGRIEGDYRDFLADPLRRLDTSTAVLVAEHAGEVVGTVTYVLPGDGEWEGPAERPGDCAFRVLAVDPDAQGRGVGPRLVAACRERAGEEGRQRMFISSMGWMERAHRMYEAAGFVRRPDLDVMFPGGVGVIFTLDLSDTAAEHFPPPGPVPSEPPWYAEAWAP, from the coding sequence GTGTCCATCCTCCCCTTCTACGGCGCCACCGACCCCGAGTCGTTCGCGATCGAGCGCGCCGCCATGGACCGCGCCGGTCGGGTCGTGGAACGCCTCGACCAGGTGCTGCCCCGCAATGCGATGGTCCTGGACGTCGGCGCCGGCGATGGGTTCGTCGCCGGACGCCTCGCGCGGCCGGACCGGCACGTCCTCGCGCTCGAGCCGTCGGAAGGCATGCTCGCCCAGCGGCGCCCCGCGGACGGCGTGAGCTGGGTCCGCGCCGAGGCGGGAGCGCTGCCCTTCGCCGACGCCAGCGTGAACGCCGCGTACGCGACCTGGGCCTACTTCTTCCCCTCCTCCATGGACCCCACGCGGGGGCTTGCGGAACTGCACCGCGTCGTCGAACCGGGCGGCCCGATCGTGCTGGTGGCCAACGCCGGCGACGACGAGCTGACCGGGCTGGGGACCGCCAGCGGAGGCGAGCCGGCCACCTGGTTCACCGACCGCGGATTCACCACCGAGATCGTCGACACCGAGTTCGTCTTCGCCGACGTCGACGAGGCCCGGCGACTGCTGTCCCGCTATCTCGGTGGCGCGCAGCACGTCCCCGACCCGGTGCCGTTGACGTTGTCGCACCGGGTCCTGGTGGCCGTGGCACGCGCACAGGGACCCGCCGACATCCGGGTCCGAGGGATGCGTCTGGACGAGGCAGAGCGGGTCGGCCGGCTCACCCTGGAGGCCTACGACCGGTTCGGACGGATCGAAGGTGACTACCGCGACTTCCTCGCCGACCCGCTTCGTCGTCTCGACACCTCGACCGCCGTGCTGGTCGCCGAACACGCGGGTGAGGTCGTTGGCACGGTGACCTACGTCCTGCCTGGCGACGGGGAGTGGGAGGGACCGGCGGAACGGCCCGGAGACTGCGCGTTCCGCGTCCTGGCGGTGGACCCGGATGCGCAGGGACGCGGAGTCGGCCCACGACTGGTCGCGGCCTGCCGCGAGCGTGCCGGCGAGGAGGGCCGTCAGCGCATGTTCATCTCGTCGATGGGCTGGATGGAGCGGGCACATCGGATGTACGAGGCAGCCGGCTTCGTCCGCCGGCCCGACCTCGACGTCATGTTCCCCGGTGGCGTCGGCGTCATCTTCACGCTCGACCTCAGCGACACCGCAGCCGAGCACTTCCCGCCACCCGGGCCGGTCCCGTCCGAGCCGCCCTGGTACGCCGAGGCGTGGGCACCCTGA
- a CDS encoding DUF4442 domain-containing protein: MTSSDDRQAAVIDGVRELGERLPFNRHLGVEVVEVQPGWARTRLPADERLANHVGGVHAIAELAPVELAGALALSSRVTPLFERGLVPVVGALQVRYTAPAVGELVATAEVGHDVLAPALVAVDAGDKPRFDVEVVVTDAAATEVLRASLHFVFIPLPSSA; the protein is encoded by the coding sequence GTGACCAGCTCGGACGACCGACAGGCTGCCGTGATCGACGGCGTGCGCGAGCTGGGGGAGCGGCTGCCGTTCAACCGTCACCTCGGCGTCGAGGTCGTCGAGGTGCAGCCCGGCTGGGCCCGTACACGACTGCCGGCTGACGAGCGGCTGGCCAACCACGTCGGCGGCGTGCACGCGATCGCCGAACTCGCGCCGGTGGAGCTGGCCGGCGCGCTGGCGCTGTCGAGCCGCGTGACGCCGCTGTTCGAGCGCGGCCTGGTGCCGGTCGTCGGTGCCCTGCAGGTCCGCTACACGGCGCCGGCCGTCGGCGAGCTGGTCGCGACCGCCGAGGTCGGTCACGACGTGCTCGCGCCGGCGCTCGTCGCCGTGGACGCCGGCGACAAGCCGCGGTTCGACGTCGAGGTGGTGGTCACCGACGCCGCCGCTACCGAGGTCCTGCGCGCCAGCCTCCACTTCGTGTTCATTCCCCTGCCGTCCTCGGCGTGA
- the hemG gene encoding protoporphyrinogen oxidase, producing MSVPSGAPTRRRPRVAVVGGGVTGLATAWHLRDEADVTVFEASARLGGEIHTIRLGDAPMDVGADAFLARHPEAERLARSLGFGDEDLVAPATGQVHLWIRGRLRPLPTATVFGVPTSLRAVARSGVLGPASLVRAAAEPLLPRRRTIGDRSVADLVGERFGGAVVDALVEPLLGGVYAGRADRLSAEATVPAVWNAAGARRSLLRGLRAQRASAAADDRPVFLTVRGGMARVVGRLRDDLGERVRLTSPVGAIRREPDGWRIEVDGREVVADHVVLCVPAAVAARLLVDVCDDAARELAGIATASVGVVALVYDRDDAAAVPAGSGLLVPRSEGRVIKAVTFSSRKWPHHADRPQFLLRASVGRVDDTSALELDDAELVDRVDREVREATGMRGPARAWFVQRWPDALPQYEVGHRARVDRIRHALTSVDGLHLGGAALDGLGIAARAKDAERLAAAVRRR from the coding sequence GTGAGCGTGCCGAGCGGAGCGCCGACCCGGCGTCGTCCACGCGTCGCGGTCGTCGGTGGCGGTGTCACCGGCCTGGCGACGGCGTGGCACCTACGCGACGAAGCGGACGTCACGGTGTTCGAGGCGAGCGCCCGTCTCGGCGGCGAGATCCACACCATCAGGCTCGGCGACGCGCCGATGGACGTCGGCGCGGACGCGTTCCTCGCGCGGCACCCGGAGGCCGAACGGCTCGCCCGTTCGCTGGGTTTCGGAGACGAGGACCTGGTGGCTCCCGCAACGGGCCAGGTACACCTCTGGATCCGCGGTCGGCTGCGGCCGCTACCGACCGCGACCGTCTTCGGCGTGCCGACGAGCCTGCGAGCGGTCGCGCGCAGCGGCGTGCTCGGGCCGGCTTCGCTCGTTCGAGCCGCCGCCGAACCGCTGCTGCCGCGCCGCCGCACGATCGGTGACCGAAGCGTCGCGGACCTGGTCGGCGAGCGCTTCGGTGGGGCGGTCGTCGACGCGCTGGTCGAACCGCTCCTCGGCGGCGTCTACGCGGGTCGCGCGGATCGCCTGAGTGCCGAGGCGACGGTGCCTGCCGTCTGGAACGCCGCCGGCGCGCGCCGCTCGCTGCTCCGCGGCCTCCGGGCGCAGCGGGCGTCGGCCGCCGCGGACGACCGGCCGGTCTTCCTGACCGTGCGTGGGGGGATGGCCCGGGTCGTCGGCCGGCTGCGGGACGACCTCGGTGAACGCGTCCGACTCACCAGTCCGGTCGGGGCGATCCGGCGTGAGCCGGACGGTTGGCGGATCGAGGTCGACGGCCGCGAGGTCGTGGCCGACCACGTCGTGCTGTGCGTACCCGCGGCCGTCGCGGCCCGGTTGCTCGTCGACGTCTGCGACGACGCGGCCCGTGAACTCGCCGGCATCGCGACCGCCTCGGTCGGCGTGGTCGCCCTCGTCTACGACCGCGACGACGCAGCCGCGGTTCCTGCCGGCAGCGGGCTGTTGGTCCCGCGCTCGGAGGGCCGCGTGATCAAGGCGGTCACCTTCAGCTCCCGCAAGTGGCCCCACCACGCGGATCGGCCGCAGTTCCTGCTCCGCGCCAGCGTCGGTCGCGTCGACGACACGTCTGCCCTCGAGCTCGACGACGCGGAGCTGGTCGACCGCGTCGACCGCGAGGTACGCGAGGCGACCGGCATGCGTGGTCCGGCCCGTGCGTGGTTCGTCCAACGGTGGCCGGACGCGCTGCCGCAGTACGAGGTCGGTCACCGGGCGCGCGTCGACCGGATCCGCCACGCGCTGACCTCCGTCGACGGGCTGCACCTGGGTGGTGCGGCACTGGACGGGCTCGGCATCGCGGCGCGCGCCAAGGATGCCGAACGGCTGGCAGCGGCCGTCCGACGCCGCTGA
- a CDS encoding SDR family NAD(P)-dependent oxidoreductase: MHTLVVVTGGSAGLGAALLAAAPDAAYRVDVSRSGTAPDGGEHLALDLAEPADWARFDAQIHRLVADRDWDRVTMVHNAGTLEPIGFAGEVDPAAYTRNVLLNSAAPQVLGDAFLRAVAGLEVRRELVLISSGAATNARAGWSSYGAAKAAVDHWVRAVGKEQAQRGGTTVVAVAPGVVATAMQEQIRATADRDFPGVERFRRMHDEGTLLEPDVVAGRLWQLLDEPDVVTGTVTDLRGRA, encoded by the coding sequence ATGCACACGCTCGTCGTGGTGACCGGCGGCTCGGCGGGTCTCGGCGCCGCCCTGCTCGCGGCCGCTCCGGACGCCGCCTACCGCGTCGATGTCAGCCGTTCGGGGACAGCGCCGGACGGCGGCGAACATCTCGCCCTGGACCTGGCCGAACCGGCCGACTGGGCCCGGTTCGATGCTCAGATCCACCGACTGGTCGCGGACCGGGACTGGGACCGCGTCACGATGGTCCACAACGCCGGCACGCTCGAACCGATCGGCTTCGCCGGCGAGGTCGATCCGGCCGCCTACACCCGCAACGTGCTGCTCAACAGCGCCGCGCCGCAGGTGCTCGGCGACGCGTTCCTCCGCGCTGTCGCCGGCCTGGAAGTGCGCCGGGAGCTCGTGCTGATCTCGTCGGGAGCGGCCACCAACGCGCGCGCGGGCTGGTCGTCCTACGGCGCGGCGAAGGCGGCCGTCGACCACTGGGTTCGCGCCGTCGGCAAGGAACAGGCCCAACGTGGGGGCACCACGGTGGTCGCGGTCGCGCCCGGTGTGGTCGCGACGGCGATGCAGGAACAGATCCGGGCCACCGCGGACCGCGATTTTCCCGGCGTCGAGCGGTTCCGCCGCATGCACGACGAAGGGACGCTGCTCGAGCCCGACGTCGTTGCCGGCCGGTTGTGGCAGCTGCTGGACGAGCCTGACGTCGTGACCGGCACCGTCACCGACCTGCGCGGACGCGCCTGA
- the hemE gene encoding uroporphyrinogen decarboxylase gives MSATDLDTAASVRPHDDSPFVRACRGLPHDHVPVWFMRQAGRALAEYRAIRERHTFEEVVHTPELAAEVTLQPVRRYGVDAAILFSDIVTPVQALGVGVEIKPGVGPVVERPFRTTGDLDRLRPLEPDDVDFVLDTVSILVRELPVPLIGFAGAPFTVASYLIEGGPSKSYSRTKALMYGEEPTWHRLMERLAGITLASLTGQVERGASAVQLFDSWAGALHPDDYVRYVLPHSRHILDEVGALGVPRIHFGVGTGELLGAMAAGGAADVVGVDWRVPLAAARRRIPTGVGMQGNLEPASCLGPWEGVEQRVRDVLTAADGAVDHIFNLGHGVLPATDPAVLQRVVDLVHREGRVEDRRGRGAEPADG, from the coding sequence ATGTCCGCCACGGACCTCGACACCGCCGCCTCCGTCCGCCCGCACGACGACAGCCCGTTCGTGCGTGCCTGCCGCGGGTTGCCGCACGACCACGTCCCGGTGTGGTTCATGCGTCAGGCCGGCCGGGCGCTCGCCGAGTACCGCGCCATCCGCGAACGCCACACCTTCGAGGAGGTCGTGCACACCCCGGAGCTGGCCGCCGAGGTGACGCTGCAGCCGGTGCGCCGCTACGGCGTGGACGCCGCGATCCTGTTCTCCGACATCGTCACGCCGGTGCAGGCCCTGGGTGTGGGTGTCGAGATCAAGCCGGGCGTGGGCCCGGTCGTCGAGCGGCCCTTCCGCACGACCGGGGACCTCGACCGCCTCCGCCCCCTCGAGCCCGACGACGTCGACTTCGTGCTCGACACGGTGTCGATCCTGGTCCGTGAGCTGCCCGTTCCGCTGATCGGATTCGCGGGTGCGCCGTTCACGGTCGCGAGCTACCTCATCGAGGGCGGACCGTCGAAGTCGTACAGCCGTACCAAGGCACTGATGTACGGCGAAGAGCCGACCTGGCACCGGCTGATGGAGCGCCTCGCCGGCATCACGCTGGCGTCGCTCACCGGGCAGGTCGAACGTGGCGCCAGTGCCGTGCAACTGTTCGACTCCTGGGCCGGGGCGCTGCATCCCGACGACTACGTGCGCTACGTCCTGCCGCACAGCCGACACATCCTCGATGAGGTCGGTGCGCTCGGGGTGCCGAGGATCCACTTCGGCGTCGGCACGGGCGAGCTGCTGGGGGCCATGGCGGCCGGCGGTGCGGCCGACGTCGTCGGCGTCGACTGGCGGGTCCCGCTTGCGGCGGCCCGGCGCCGGATCCCGACAGGGGTCGGCATGCAGGGCAACCTCGAACCCGCGTCGTGCCTCGGACCCTGGGAGGGCGTCGAGCAGCGCGTCCGCGACGTGCTCACGGCGGCCGACGGTGCCGTCGACCACATCTTCAACCTCGGGCACGGCGTCCTGCCCGCCACCGACCCGGCGGTTCTACAGCGGGTGGTCGACCTCGTCCACCGTGAGGGGCGCGTTGAGGACCGGCGTGGCCGCGGGGCGGAGCCGGCCGATGGCTGA
- a CDS encoding aminotransferase class IV translates to MANDTDDHTSTDHTRTTRNRAIAWVDGRVLPAADATVPLTDEGFLRGDAVFEAMLVRNGRTHALEPHLARMQRSARALELSLPPVRQVVADLLAAWGERDGALRLIVTRGGAVRGILGAVSWPPTIALATVSVPWRTAISGVKTLSYAANQWALRQAQAREADDALIVDDGLLHELPSGALVLVRDGRLSTPDPARLPILDSVTVASLAEIVDVERTLPDLDALRSADELFVVSATRPVLPVHAVVFDDGDEREYPAPGPVTKTLQASFAQHVVDHLDP, encoded by the coding sequence ATGGCGAACGACACCGATGACCACACCTCCACTGACCACACCCGCACGACGCGCAACCGTGCGATCGCGTGGGTCGACGGGCGTGTCCTGCCCGCCGCCGACGCGACCGTGCCGCTGACGGACGAGGGCTTCCTGCGCGGCGACGCGGTGTTCGAAGCCATGCTCGTGCGCAACGGGCGTACCCACGCCCTCGAGCCCCACCTCGCCCGGATGCAGCGGTCCGCGCGGGCGCTCGAGCTGTCGTTGCCGCCTGTCCGGCAGGTGGTTGCCGACCTGCTCGCCGCATGGGGTGAACGCGACGGCGCGCTGCGGCTGATCGTCACCCGGGGCGGCGCGGTGCGGGGCATCCTCGGCGCCGTGTCCTGGCCACCGACCATCGCGCTCGCGACGGTCTCGGTTCCCTGGCGCACCGCGATCTCCGGGGTCAAGACGCTGTCCTACGCCGCCAACCAGTGGGCACTGCGGCAGGCGCAGGCCCGCGAGGCCGACGACGCGCTGATCGTCGACGACGGCCTGCTGCACGAACTGCCGAGCGGCGCGCTCGTCCTGGTCCGCGACGGCCGGCTGTCGACGCCGGACCCGGCACGCCTGCCGATCCTTGACTCGGTGACCGTCGCCTCGCTGGCCGAGATCGTGGACGTCGAACGCACGCTTCCCGACTTGGACGCGCTGCGGTCCGCCGACGAGCTGTTCGTCGTCTCGGCGACACGCCCCGTGCTGCCGGTGCACGCCGTCGTCTTCGATGACGGCGACGAACGCGAGTACCCGGCTCCCGGGCCGGTGACGAAGACTCTGCAGGCATCGTTCGCACAACACGTCGTGGACCACCTCGACCCCTGA
- a CDS encoding peptidase, with amino-acid sequence MTTSPTSAPEPAADAPSGPRPGAVVTLLALAALVAAGVAAVGVTRGLPATADTGGIPHHAEPGVEAAGGYAVWAYNDDGRPIRWDPCTPIDIVVAPEGAPPGTDADLERAIAEVGRHSGLHLRVMGETDERPAARRSAYQPRRYGSRWAPVLLAWAAPHENGLSLRDTDRGLAIPVAVGHPGARVYVTGQVVLNAERDDLEAGFGDRADAWGATLLHELSHLVGLAHVEDRDQLMSVHPGEGPVTLGSGDRAGLAAIGAEHGCLDVPPPRDVEVAPPPQR; translated from the coding sequence GTGACGACCTCGCCCACCTCCGCACCCGAACCAGCGGCCGACGCGCCGTCGGGGCCGCGCCCGGGAGCCGTCGTCACGCTGCTCGCACTCGCGGCACTGGTCGCCGCCGGGGTCGCCGCGGTGGGCGTGACCCGTGGGTTGCCCGCCACGGCAGACACGGGCGGGATCCCCCACCACGCGGAGCCGGGCGTCGAGGCGGCCGGTGGGTACGCGGTGTGGGCCTACAACGACGACGGACGCCCCATCCGCTGGGACCCGTGCACCCCGATCGACATCGTCGTGGCTCCCGAGGGCGCGCCGCCTGGCACCGATGCCGACCTCGAGCGTGCCATCGCCGAGGTGGGCCGGCACAGTGGGCTGCACCTGCGCGTGATGGGCGAGACCGACGAGCGACCGGCCGCACGTCGGTCCGCGTACCAGCCGCGACGCTACGGGTCACGATGGGCGCCGGTCCTGCTGGCGTGGGCCGCTCCCCACGAGAACGGGCTCTCGCTGCGCGACACCGACCGGGGGCTGGCGATTCCGGTGGCCGTCGGCCATCCCGGCGCGCGGGTCTACGTGACCGGCCAGGTGGTCCTCAACGCCGAACGCGACGACCTCGAGGCGGGCTTCGGTGACCGTGCCGACGCCTGGGGCGCCACGTTGTTGCACGAGCTGAGCCATCTCGTCGGACTCGCGCACGTCGAGGACCGCGACCAGCTCATGTCGGTCCATCCCGGCGAAGGGCCGGTGACACTCGGTTCCGGCGATCGCGCGGGACTCGCGGCGATCGGCGCCGAGCACGGATGCCTCGATGTGCCGCCGCCACGTGACGTCGAGGTAGCGCCGCCTCCGCAGCGGTGA
- a CDS encoding alpha/beta fold hydrolase gives MELRWVDCGGRRAPVLVDGSPAAPPAVLVPGLSDGLAPVDLPATQALMRDAPLPMRRFRGLVVSYPDPDGAAPPTTAELAEQVATILDVTTEGPAWLFAHSMGAMVAQHLAAQRPDLVAGMVLSASCARADGRLRDVLGRWCDAVTARDWPRFARAAVDASYTGVERSRRRLLLRLSPPPAHPDARVARHVALTAAATSHDARDRLAGIDCPTLVLAAEHDPVCPPDLGRELAVGIRGADFEVFTGLAHGFPEQARTRFARRVLAFVDAHHPTPGRAST, from the coding sequence GTGGAACTGCGCTGGGTCGACTGCGGGGGCCGGCGTGCGCCCGTGCTGGTCGACGGTTCTCCGGCGGCGCCGCCGGCGGTGCTCGTGCCGGGGCTCAGCGACGGTCTCGCCCCCGTGGACCTGCCGGCGACGCAGGCGCTCATGCGCGACGCGCCGCTGCCGATGCGCCGGTTCCGCGGTCTCGTGGTGTCCTATCCCGATCCGGACGGCGCCGCGCCGCCGACGACGGCCGAGCTCGCCGAGCAGGTCGCCACGATCCTCGACGTCACCACCGAAGGACCGGCCTGGCTGTTCGCGCACTCGATGGGCGCGATGGTGGCGCAACACCTCGCCGCGCAACGTCCCGACCTGGTTGCGGGCATGGTGCTGTCGGCGAGCTGCGCCCGTGCCGACGGGCGTCTGCGCGACGTCCTCGGACGCTGGTGCGACGCCGTCACCGCGCGGGACTGGCCCCGCTTCGCACGCGCCGCCGTCGATGCGTCCTACACCGGTGTCGAGCGCTCCCGCCGGCGGCTGCTCCTGAGGCTGTCACCCCCGCCGGCACACCCGGACGCCCGGGTGGCACGCCACGTCGCGCTCACCGCCGCGGCGACGAGCCACGACGCCCGCGACCGGCTGGCCGGGATCGACTGCCCGACCCTCGTGCTCGCCGCCGAACACGACCCCGTCTGCCCGCCCGATCTCGGCCGCGAACTGGCCGTCGGTATCCGGGGCGCCGACTTCGAGGTGTTCACCGGACTGGCGCACGGCTTCCCCGAGCAGGCGCGGACCCGGTTCGCCCGCCGTGTCCTCGCCTTCGTCGATGCGCACCATCCGACGCCGGGGCGGGCGTCGACCTGA
- a CDS encoding LON peptidase substrate-binding domain-containing protein gives MAPLPMFPLGTVLLPHMLLPLHVFEPRYRTLMQHVLGGHREFGVTLISRGHEVGGGDQRYDVGTVARVLQAEELDDGRWLTVALGTRRVRVRRWLQDDPYPRADVDALPDGPLAPPEVALRDVLADRLRRILALQVELGHDDVDTELELADDPAVACWQLAVLAPLSAHDAQRVLQADGWGHRLGVLDGLLDDLEQTLILQRRHGG, from the coding sequence GTGGCCCCGCTGCCCATGTTCCCCCTCGGGACGGTGCTGCTGCCGCACATGCTCCTGCCTCTGCACGTGTTCGAGCCGCGCTACCGAACCCTGATGCAGCACGTCCTGGGTGGACACCGCGAGTTCGGGGTGACGCTCATCAGCCGCGGGCACGAGGTCGGCGGCGGTGACCAGCGCTACGACGTCGGCACGGTCGCCCGCGTCCTGCAGGCCGAGGAGCTCGACGACGGGCGGTGGCTCACGGTCGCCCTCGGCACGCGGAGGGTGCGCGTACGGCGCTGGCTGCAGGACGATCCCTACCCCCGCGCCGACGTCGACGCGCTCCCCGACGGGCCGTTGGCGCCGCCGGAGGTGGCGCTGCGCGACGTCCTGGCGGACCGGCTGCGTCGCATCCTGGCGCTGCAGGTGGAGTTGGGGCACGACGACGTCGACACCGAGCTCGAACTGGCGGACGATCCGGCCGTGGCCTGCTGGCAGCTCGCCGTGCTCGCCCCCCTGAGCGCCCACGACGCGCAGCGCGTCCTGCAGGCCGACGGGTGGGGGCACCGACTCGGCGTGCTGGACGGTCTGCTCGACGACCTGGAGCAGACGCTGATCCTGCAACGACGGCACGGCGGCTGA
- a CDS encoding SOS response-associated peptidase, with protein MCGRFLSLSQPEQLAERFEVDELRTEALPRRYNVAPTQDVYAVIEKDGARRLGSLRWGFVPYWTRQLKGARQPINARIESVATSKMFADAFQRRRCLVPADGFYEWQSLPEEDRKQPFHLADPDGEPLAFAGIWTVWRDPQVDDAEPLFSTAIVTTAASGEMERLHERMPVMLPRNLWRDWLTATEDEAPHLLEAVTALGPPRLTATPIVDRVNNVRNEGPELLERATDD; from the coding sequence GTGTGTGGTCGCTTCCTGTCGCTGTCCCAGCCTGAACAGCTCGCCGAGCGGTTCGAGGTCGACGAGTTGCGCACCGAGGCCCTCCCCCGCCGGTACAACGTGGCGCCGACCCAGGACGTCTACGCCGTCATCGAGAAGGACGGCGCGCGTCGACTCGGGTCACTTCGGTGGGGCTTCGTGCCGTACTGGACCCGACAGCTCAAGGGCGCCCGCCAGCCGATCAATGCCCGCATCGAGTCGGTCGCCACGTCCAAGATGTTCGCCGACGCCTTCCAACGGCGGCGCTGTCTGGTGCCGGCCGACGGGTTCTACGAGTGGCAGTCCCTGCCCGAGGAGGACCGCAAGCAGCCGTTCCACCTCGCCGATCCCGACGGCGAGCCGCTGGCGTTCGCCGGCATCTGGACGGTGTGGCGCGATCCACAGGTCGACGACGCCGAACCCCTCTTCAGCACCGCCATCGTGACCACCGCCGCGTCCGGTGAGATGGAGCGCCTCCACGAGCGGATGCCCGTGATGCTGCCCCGGAACCTGTGGCGCGACTGGCTCACCGCCACCGAGGACGAGGCGCCCCACCTGCTCGAGGCCGTCACCGCACTCGGCCCGCCGCGGTTGACCGCGACCCCCATCGTCGATCGGGTCAACAACGTCCGCAACGAGGGTCCCGAACTGCTCGAACGCGCGACCGACGACTGA